From one Agathobaculum sp. NTUH-O15-33 genomic stretch:
- a CDS encoding helix-turn-helix domain-containing protein gives MDVLIEFSKRLRTLRGQRGYTAEQLAEKSDLSVGHIRQLEKGSRAPTLSSLITLSNALDVTPISMMLSDFTEQSETNIVQNEDISFLNDKQICFILDTIDGMILRVKGIYDECK, from the coding sequence ATGGATGTATTGATAGAATTTTCAAAACGGCTACGCACGTTGCGAGGGCAACGAGGCTATACCGCTGAACAACTTGCCGAAAAAAGTGATTTATCTGTAGGACATATCCGACAATTAGAAAAGGGCAGTAGAGCACCAACGCTTAGTTCTTTAATTACACTATCTAACGCCTTAGATGTTACGCCTATTTCAATGATGTTAAGTGATTTTACTGAGCAAAGCGAAACCAATATTGTACAGAACGAGGACATCTCTTTTTTAAATGATAAGCAGATATGTTTTATTTTAGATACGATTGACGGAATGATACTGCGTGTTAAAGGAATTTATGATGAATGCAAGTGA
- a CDS encoding helix-turn-helix domain-containing protein → MLKEFMMNASELKAVGNRIRIVRERQDLTIAQLENKTGLAATHIRNIENGAKPISITSLVKICNALHADMNYLLCDVSRISSIYALNKLLKDCTQSLSHDEYALISCTFNILMHNLKSV, encoded by the coding sequence GTGTTAAAGGAATTTATGATGAATGCAAGTGAATTAAAAGCAGTCGGGAATCGAATTAGAATTGTCAGAGAGCGACAAGACCTTACCATTGCGCAGCTTGAAAACAAAACCGGACTTGCAGCAACACACATCCGAAATATTGAAAATGGCGCTAAGCCAATTAGCATAACCAGTCTTGTTAAAATTTGTAATGCACTGCATGCCGATATGAACTATTTGTTGTGCGATGTATCTAGAATATCCAGCATTTACGCGCTTAATAAACTTTTAAAGGATTGTACGCAATCTCTCAGCCATGACGAATATGCTTTAATCAGCTGCACGTTTAATATATTAATGCATAATTTAAAATCAGTTTGA
- a CDS encoding helix-turn-helix domain-containing protein, with amino-acid sequence MSRIIDGEQLNLIGEKVKQARKKLKFSQKQLADRLETEAVYICRGSISRIESGERTVTDIEIAGLSKVLLVPINELFPADAGFQK; translated from the coding sequence ATGTCTAGAATTATCGATGGTGAGCAGTTAAATCTCATTGGTGAAAAAGTAAAACAAGCAAGAAAGAAGCTTAAATTCAGTCAAAAACAGCTTGCCGACCGGCTGGAAACCGAAGCTGTTTATATTTGCCGCGGCTCGATCTCGCGAATTGAAAGCGGAGAAAGGACCGTAACAGATATCGAGATTGCCGGACTTTCTAAGGTTTTGCTGGTTCCAATCAATGAGTTATTTCCTGCCGACGCAGGCTTTCAAAAATGA